One genomic segment of Carassius auratus strain Wakin chromosome 29, ASM336829v1, whole genome shotgun sequence includes these proteins:
- the LOC113048007 gene encoding transportin-3, with the protein MEGGKPTLPLVYQAVQALYHDPDPAGKERASVWLGELQRSMYAWEISDQLLQLKQDVESCYFAAQTMKMKIQTSFYELPPETHTALRDSLLSHIQNLKDLSPIIITQLALAIADLALQMASWKGCVQTLIEKYSNDVSSMPFLIEILTVLPEEVHSRSLRIGANRRSEIIEDLAYYSSTVVTLLVTCAEKSGHDEKMLIKVFRCLGSWFNLGVLDNNFMANNQLLMILFQVLQRDETSTNLHEAASDCVCSALYAIENVAVHMPLAMQLFQGVLSLETAYHMAVAREDLDKVLNYCRIFTELCETFLEMTVRTPGQGMGDLRILELLLICAGHPQYEVVEISFNFWYRLGENLYKINDPAVHRVFKPYIQRLLHSLARHCQLDPDHEGVPEDTDDFGEFRMRVSDLVKDVIFLVGSMECFSQLYSTLKEGNPPWEVTEAVLFIMASIAKSIDPENNPTLTEVLEQVVLLPETVHLAVRYTSIELVGEMSEVIDRNPCMLDPVLNFLMKGLREKPLASVAAKAIHNICSVCRDHMAQHYQGLLNIARLLDSFALSTDAAVGLLKGTALVLARLPLEKITECLNDLCAVQVMALRKLLTADSSSGKSSDPTVWLDRLAVIFRHTNPIVENGQTHPCQKVIQEIWPVMSETLNAHQNDNRIVERCCRCLRFAVRCVGKGSACLLQPLVTQMVSVYQVYPHSCFLYLGSILVDEYGMEEGCRQGLLDMLQALCMPTFQLLEQPNGLRNHPDTVDDLFRLATRFVQRSPVTLLNSSIVVHIIQCAIASTTLDHRDANCSVMKFIRDLIHTGVTNDHEDDFEARKGLIGQVMEQHGQQLVTQLINTCCFCLPPYTLPDVAEVLWEIMVFDRPTFCRWLETALKGLPKETAGGAVTVTHKQLTDFHKQVTSAEECKQVCWAIREFTRLYR; encoded by the exons ATGGAAGGCGGGAAACCCACCCTGCCGCTGGTTTACCAGGCCGTGCAGGCGCTGTATCACGACCCGGACCCTGCCGGCAAGGAGCGCGCCTCGGTCTGGCTGGGAGAGCTGCAGAGATCG ATGTATGCATGGGAGATCTCGGATCAGCTCCTGCAGCTGAAGCAGGACGTGGAATCGTGTTACTTCGCAGCCCAgacaatgaagatgaagatccaGACATCGTTCTATGAGCTTCCCCCAGAGACCCACACCGCACTGAGAGATTCACTCCTGTCTCACATCCAGAACCTCAAAGACCTGTCTCCCATCATCATCACACAG CTTGCATTGGCAATCGCAGATCTGGCTCTTCAGATGGCCTCGTGGAAAGGCTGTGTTCAAACCCTGATAGAAAA ATACAGTAATGACGTGTCCTCCATGCCGTTCCTGATTGAGATACTCACCGTTCTGCCGGAGGAGGTGCATAGCCGCTCTCTAAGGATCGGAGCCAATCGACGGTCTGAGATCATTGAGGACCTGGCCTACTACTCTTCCACAGTGGTCACTCTTCTG GTGACGTGTGCGGAGAAGTCCGGACATGATGAGAAGATGCTTATCAAGGTGTTCCGGTGTTTGGGGAGCTGGTTTAATTTAGGAGTGCTGGACAACAACTTCATGGCTAACAATCAACTGCTGATGATTCTCTTCCAAGTGCTG CAGAGGGACGAGACGTCCACAAACCTGCATGAGGCGGCATCAGACTGCGTGTGCTCAGCACTGTACGCGATCGAGAATGTGGCTGTACACATGCCTCTGGCCATGCAGCTCTTCCAGGGAGTCCTCTCTCTAGAAACAGCCTACCACATGGCCGTAGCCCGAGAGGACCTCGATAA GGTGCTAAATTATTGCCGGATCTTTACCGAATTGTGTGAGACGTTTTTGGAGATGACCGTAAGGACACCTGGCCAGGGCATGGGAGATCTCCGCATCCTAGAGTTACTGCTTATTTGTGCCGGACATCCGCAGTATGAG GTGGTTGAAATCTCGTTCAACTTCTGGTACCGTCTGGGAGaaaatctttataaaataaacGATCCGGCGGTCCATAGAGTGTTCAAGCCGTACATACAGAGACTTCTGCACAGTCTCGCCCGCCACTGCCAGCTTGACCCGGATCAT GAAGGAGTCCCGGAGGACACAGATGATTTCGGCGAGTTCAGGATGAGAGTGTCTGATCTTGTGAAGGATGTCATTTTCCTAGTCGGCTCCATGGAGTGTTTCTCACAG CTGTATTCGACTCTGAAGGAGGGAAACCCCCCATGGGAAGTAACTGAGGCTGTTTTGTTCATCATGGCGTCCATTGCTAAGAGTATAGATCC TGAGAATAATCCCACACTAACGGAGGTGCTGGAGCAGGTAGTGTTGCTTCCCGAGACGGTCCACCTTGCTGTTCGCTACACCAGCATCGAGCTGGTTGGCGAGATGAGTGAAGTGATCGACCGGAACCCTTGCATGTTAG ATCCTGTTTTGAATTTCCTGATGAAGGGCTTGCGGGAGAAGCCGTTAGCCTCTGTGGCAGCTAAAGCCATTCACAACATCTGTTCGGTGTGTCGGGATCACATGGCGCAGCACTACCAGGGCCTGCTGAACATCGCCCGCTTGCTCGACTCCTTTGCCCTGTCAACGGATGCTGCGGTTGGCTTActgaaag GTACGGCGTTGGTGTTGGCCCGCCTCCCGCTGGAGAAGATCACAGAGTGTCTGAACGATCTGTGTGCGGTTCAGGTCATGGCACTGAGGAAG CTGCTGACTGCGGACTCCAGTAGTGGGAAGTCATCAGACCCCACTGTGTGGCTGGACAGACTGGCTGTTATCTTCAG ACACACAAACCCCATAGTAGAGAATGGACAGACACACCCCTGCCAGAAAGTCATTCAAGAG ATCTGGCCGGTGATGTCTGAGACGTTAAACGCCCACCAGAATGATAACCGGATAGTGGAGCGCTGCTGCCGCTGCCTAAGATTTGCAGTGCGTTGTGTAGGCAAAGGCTCTGCTTGCCTGTTACAGCCACTTGTTACTCAG ATGGTGAGTGTGTACCAGGTGTACCCTCACTCCTGTTTCCTGTACCTGGGCAGCATTCTAGTGGATGAGTACGGCATGGAGGAAGGATGCAGACAAGGCCTGTTGGATATGCTTCAG GCTCTCTGTATGCCGACCTTCCAGCTGTTAGAGCAGCCTAATGGACTGCGCAATCACCCCGACACAGTGGACGATCTTTTTAGACTCGCCACAAG GTTTGTCCAGCGGAGTCCGGTCACGCTGCTGAACAGCAGTATTGTCGTCCACATCATCCAGTGTGCCATCGCTTCTACCACTCTGGACCATCGAGATGCCAACTGCAGTGTCATGAAGTTTATCAGAGACCTTATCCACACAGGGGTCACTAATGAC caCGAGGATGACTTTGAGGCACGTAAGGGTCTGATTGGTCAGGTGATGGAGCAACACGGGCAGCAGCTAGTGACTCAGCTGATCAACACCTGCTGTTTCTGTCTGCCACCTTACACCCTGCCCGATGTAGCCGAGGTACTCTGGGAGATAATGGTCTTTGATCGGCCG ACATTTTGCCGCTGGCTGGAAACCGCGCTGAAGGGTCTTCCAAAAGAAACAGCAGGAGGCGCTGTAACCGTCACACACAAGCAGCTCACCGACTTCCATAAGCAGGTCACAAG TGCAGAGGAATGTAAACAGGTTTGTTGGGCGATAAGAGAGTTCACCAGGCTGTACCGATAG